CGGTCATGGCCACGGACGCGATCCAGTTCTTCATCATCCTGGCCGGCTCGATCGCGGTGCTGGTGGCGGGGCTCGCAGCAGCCGGTGGGCTCGGCGAGTTGAGCGCAAACGTCGATCCGGCGCTGATCGACATTTTCGGGCGGGCGGGCGTCACCCAGGTCGTGGCCTGGATCGTCATCGGCCTCGCGATCACCGGCGCGTACCAGGGGCTCATTCAGCGCGGCTTCGCGGCGAAGAGCGCGGACGTGGCGCGGCGGGGGTTCCTGTACGGCGGGGTCATCGCCTCGATCTGGTACATGACGCCGCCGCTCATCGGGATCGTCGCCCGCACGATCTACGGGCCGGGCCTCGCGGCGGAGGACGCCTTCGTCACGCTCGCCTTCGGGGCGGCGGGGAACGAACTCGCGAGTCTTGTCGTGGTGTGCGTGCTCGCGGCGAGCATGTCGACGCTATCGAGCACGATCAACACGATCGCCTCCAACTTCACGCTGGACCTGTATGCGCGCTTCATCGCGCCTACGGCAAGCGCCGTCCGGCAGCTCTGGGTCTACCGCCTCAACGTCCTCCTCGTGGGGGCGCTTGCGGCCGGCCTCTACCTGGCGCTTCCCCTCCTCATCGAACTGTTCTGGATCGGGGGACGGATCATGGGGGCCTCCGTCGCCCCCGCGCTGATCGGGATCGTCCTCTTCCCCTCGCTCCGGCAGGCGCCGCGGACGGTGATGGCGGCCATGCTCATCGGCGCCGCCGTGCAGGCGGTATGGCAGACGTTCGGGGCGATCCGCGAGGTGGGGTCCGTCGTCATCATCTGGGAACTGGACCCGATCCTGGTCGGACTGCCTCTCACGATCCTGATTCTGTGGGTCGGGGCGCGTCTCGAAACTCGAACCGGGGGCCAAAATGTCGCAGCCTGAGAGCCAGACCGTGAGCTCCGTGGATCCGGTTCTGTTCG
The sequence above is drawn from the Candidatus Palauibacter australiensis genome and encodes:
- a CDS encoding sodium:solute symporter family protein; this translates as MEGMQGAQLSWWLIGAYLALMLGVGLWFRRRVRSVEDMAVAGRHSGVWLIAFSVAATWINGTTLIGISALGADFGLDAYWSGGSFMLGTIWIAYFIIPRLWETGVITIPELFGRCFGPRHRIVSLLLVILRDMGVTAGTIGALTLVTTAVLGISVAESLLLWLGVTSVYVFLGGMWAVMATDAIQFFIILAGSIAVLVAGLAAAGGLGELSANVDPALIDIFGRAGVTQVVAWIVIGLAITGAYQGLIQRGFAAKSADVARRGFLYGGVIASIWYMTPPLIGIVARTIYGPGLAAEDAFVTLAFGAAGNELASLVVVCVLAASMSTLSSTINTIASNFTLDLYARFIAPTASAVRQLWVYRLNVLLVGALAAGLYLALPLLIELFWIGGRIMGASVAPALIGIVLFPSLRQAPRTVMAAMLIGAAVQAVWQTFGAIREVGSVVIIWELDPILVGLPLTILILWVGARLETRTGGQNVAA